A stretch of the Chitiniphilus purpureus genome encodes the following:
- a CDS encoding GumC family protein gives MTTDPTAMDEKQVQAKAMSTEVSVFAVCSTLWPYRRVIAGVGALAAVVAIIYALLQPNVYSAKTTIMPPQQQQSAAAAILAQLGGLAAGASIGLKNPNDLYVSVLKSRRVMGKIAKQFGLQARYKTETRDETLRRLELVTDIASGKDGLITIQVTDKDAKQAAAIANAYVSGLREVTGFLAVSSAAQRRLFYEQQLKATKNRLASAEVALTNIQAKTGILELEAQGRATLEAVAALRAEIASREVKLSMMRQAFTNENPELQRELASVAELRGQLAQLLGRYPDHDMAILPRSAVPKAGLEYIRALREVKYNELLLETLAKQFEIARLDEANEGVLVQVIDTALPPEKKSGPRRALIVIFSTILAVVLACGFILGRASWLEYNQLRKA, from the coding sequence ATGACGACAGACCCCACGGCAATGGATGAAAAGCAAGTGCAAGCAAAAGCCATGAGTACGGAAGTGAGCGTGTTCGCGGTGTGTTCCACGCTCTGGCCTTATCGGCGCGTGATCGCAGGGGTTGGTGCCCTGGCGGCTGTCGTTGCCATCATCTATGCGTTGCTGCAGCCGAATGTCTACAGCGCCAAGACCACGATTATGCCACCGCAGCAGCAGCAATCCGCCGCTGCTGCCATCCTGGCCCAGCTTGGCGGATTGGCCGCCGGTGCTTCGATCGGGCTGAAGAATCCCAATGATCTGTACGTATCGGTGCTGAAAAGCCGACGTGTCATGGGGAAAATCGCCAAGCAATTCGGATTGCAGGCGCGATACAAGACGGAAACCCGGGACGAAACGCTGCGCCGACTTGAGCTGGTTACCGATATTGCGTCGGGCAAGGATGGATTGATCACGATCCAGGTGACCGACAAGGACGCGAAACAAGCGGCGGCGATAGCGAATGCCTATGTGTCGGGCTTGCGGGAGGTGACCGGTTTCCTTGCGGTCAGTAGTGCCGCACAGCGCCGACTGTTCTATGAACAGCAGCTGAAGGCCACGAAGAACCGGTTGGCTTCAGCCGAAGTTGCCCTGACCAATATCCAGGCCAAAACCGGGATTCTGGAGCTTGAAGCGCAAGGGCGCGCCACCTTGGAGGCTGTCGCGGCACTGCGTGCAGAGATTGCATCAAGAGAGGTCAAACTTTCCATGATGCGCCAGGCATTCACCAACGAGAATCCGGAACTGCAGCGCGAACTGGCGTCTGTGGCGGAGTTGCGTGGGCAGCTTGCGCAGCTTCTCGGGCGCTATCCCGACCATGATATGGCCATCTTGCCACGCTCGGCAGTGCCCAAGGCCGGTTTGGAATATATACGGGCGCTGCGGGAAGTGAAATACAACGAGCTGTTGCTGGAAACCTTGGCCAAGCAATTTGAAATTGCACGCTTGGACGAGGCCAATGAAGGCGTGCTGGTCCAGGTTATTGATACAGCGCTTCCTCCGGAAAAGAAATCCGGCCCCAGGCGTGCACTCATTGTTATTTTCAGCACGATCCTGGCTGTTGTTCTTGCATGTGGGTTTATATTGGGTCGGGCAAGCTGGTTGGAGTACAACCAGCTTCGAAAAGCGTAA
- a CDS encoding SLBB domain-containing protein, translating into MKILNIVTAGFFLLMLQAGVAAAPTPCLSGTGDCPVVPAGQMEGAFPAQGAYAIPNLQQPLPWPPDATGVSRSHGAGLMRHDAEETPLSCDELNPTPVTPVPGGKVDTRWHGRTGMIQPGLADPQLLPKTPPVPRLTSFQRYLCQTTNKPLPVFGIAALRASGSRVPLEGGQVAPDYRLGVGDTFSLRIWGQLDADLALTVDRAGAVFIPRVGTVRVVGVSFGELKPYLQKEIGRVFRNFELAVTMGQLKSVQVFLAGQVKAPGSYALPALSTIVNALGAAGGIADTGSLRRITVKRGGRTVHTFDLYPLLLAGDKSGDWLLQPGDVVHVAAVGPQVAIYGGVKVPAIYELSDGESLAQLLDWAGGLDGSGLDGQLTVERVDRQKKRVVEQTTIEAAPGFKLAAGDVVQVYQLSQQVENLVILKGHVAQSLRMPWWEGMRVSDLIPSRQLVVDPQFWLGKRERTQEAGAGEDLTANQLLSKFSDPNNEVNWDYATIERVDSEYRSRLIPFNLAQALAGEPAQDVLLQPGDVVHIFSKAEIRVAGSSQTRYIRLEGEIAAPGVYEVEPGTTLRQLLERVGGLTGAAYLYGAEFTRESVKLEQRKQMDQLATFLEEAAQAQAVDTAQNALNAQDVPAAQVAAQQQIAAAKRIRETPTTGRIVLGLRAGARMVGDIPNVLLENGDRFYVPAIPGTVSVLGSVFSKNTAYLFDGKRELGEYIALAGGPTRTADESSLFVIRADGSVISNQQSTFGRVASLTALPGDTVVVPEKVDRKSFVRSLLDWTQILANFGTGAAAIKVLGD; encoded by the coding sequence ATGAAAATCCTGAATATTGTGACCGCCGGTTTTTTCCTGCTCATGTTGCAGGCCGGCGTGGCAGCCGCACCGACCCCCTGCCTGTCGGGCACCGGCGATTGCCCGGTCGTGCCCGCGGGCCAGATGGAAGGCGCATTTCCGGCCCAGGGCGCGTACGCCATTCCCAATCTGCAGCAGCCGCTGCCGTGGCCGCCCGACGCCACCGGGGTCAGCCGGAGTCATGGTGCCGGGTTGATGCGCCACGATGCGGAAGAAACCCCGCTGTCGTGCGATGAGCTCAACCCGACCCCGGTCACGCCGGTTCCGGGCGGCAAGGTGGACACTCGCTGGCATGGTCGCACCGGCATGATCCAGCCCGGTCTTGCCGATCCTCAGCTCCTGCCCAAGACGCCGCCTGTGCCCAGGCTCACCAGCTTTCAGCGCTACCTCTGCCAGACCACCAACAAGCCATTGCCCGTGTTCGGCATCGCTGCACTGCGCGCTTCGGGCAGCCGAGTGCCGCTCGAAGGCGGCCAGGTGGCGCCGGACTACCGGCTGGGGGTGGGTGATACGTTTTCGCTGCGCATCTGGGGCCAGCTCGATGCCGATCTGGCACTTACGGTGGATCGCGCGGGCGCGGTGTTCATTCCGCGCGTCGGTACCGTGCGCGTGGTCGGGGTGAGCTTCGGCGAACTCAAGCCTTACCTGCAGAAGGAAATCGGCCGCGTGTTCCGCAACTTTGAACTCGCAGTCACCATGGGCCAGCTGAAGTCGGTGCAGGTATTCCTGGCCGGCCAGGTGAAGGCGCCGGGCAGCTACGCATTGCCGGCATTGAGCACTATTGTCAACGCGCTCGGCGCGGCAGGCGGGATTGCCGACACCGGCAGCCTGCGCAGGATCACCGTCAAGCGCGGTGGCAGGACGGTCCATACCTTCGATCTGTATCCGCTGCTGTTGGCGGGGGACAAGAGCGGCGACTGGTTGTTGCAGCCCGGCGACGTGGTGCACGTGGCCGCCGTCGGGCCGCAGGTGGCCATCTACGGCGGGGTCAAGGTGCCTGCGATCTACGAGCTCTCCGACGGCGAATCGTTGGCCCAGCTGCTGGACTGGGCCGGTGGATTGGATGGCTCGGGGCTGGACGGCCAACTGACGGTGGAGCGGGTCGATCGGCAGAAGAAAAGGGTGGTGGAGCAGACCACGATCGAGGCCGCCCCCGGCTTCAAGCTGGCAGCCGGAGATGTGGTGCAGGTCTACCAGCTGAGTCAGCAGGTGGAAAACCTGGTGATCCTGAAAGGACATGTGGCGCAGTCGCTGCGCATGCCCTGGTGGGAAGGCATGCGGGTCTCGGATCTGATCCCCAGCCGGCAGCTCGTGGTGGACCCGCAGTTCTGGCTGGGCAAACGCGAGCGCACGCAGGAGGCCGGGGCCGGGGAAGACCTGACGGCGAACCAGCTGCTCTCCAAATTCAGCGACCCGAACAACGAAGTGAACTGGGACTACGCCACCATCGAACGGGTGGACAGCGAGTACCGTTCACGGCTGATTCCGTTCAACCTGGCCCAGGCCCTGGCCGGTGAGCCGGCGCAGGATGTGCTGTTGCAGCCCGGCGACGTGGTGCATATCTTTTCCAAGGCGGAGATCCGGGTCGCTGGCAGCAGCCAGACCCGCTATATCCGGCTGGAGGGCGAAATCGCGGCCCCGGGGGTGTATGAGGTCGAGCCGGGCACCACCTTGCGCCAGCTGCTGGAACGGGTCGGAGGGCTGACCGGAGCCGCCTACCTGTATGGCGCCGAGTTCACCCGCGAGAGCGTCAAGCTCGAGCAGCGCAAGCAGATGGATCAGCTGGCCACCTTCCTTGAGGAGGCGGCGCAGGCGCAGGCGGTCGATACCGCGCAGAATGCGCTCAACGCCCAGGATGTGCCGGCGGCACAGGTGGCGGCGCAGCAGCAGATCGCCGCGGCCAAGCGCATCCGTGAGACACCGACCACCGGCCGCATCGTCTTGGGTCTGCGTGCGGGCGCCAGGATGGTGGGCGATATCCCCAACGTGTTGCTGGAGAACGGTGACCGCTTTTACGTGCCGGCGATCCCGGGCACGGTATCGGTGCTCGGCTCGGTATTCAGCAAGAACACGGCCTACCTGTTCGACGGCAAGCGGGAACTGGGCGAATACATTGCACTGGCCGGCGGCCCCACCCGCACCGCGGACGAAAGCAGCCTCTTCGTGATCCGCGCCGATGGCTCGGTGATCAGCAACCAGCAATCCACCTTCGGTCGCGTGGCCTCGCTGACTGCATTGCCCGGCGACACTGTGGTGGTGCCCGAGAAGGTGGACCGCAAGTCATTCGTGCGCAGCCTGCTCGACTGGACCCAGATCCTGGCCAATTTCGGCACCGGGGCGGCGGCGATCAAGGTGCTGGGTGACTAG
- a CDS encoding YjbH domain-containing protein, with product MFKLTAITACFLAAIPAFSLAANPSLDGTSGLVHMPDAWVGGHDDWLIGYSYGDPYSAFWSSVTLLPWLELSATYTRIAGVPSGLGGAYGDNKDKSFGAKLRLMAEDGWLPALAIGAKDFHGTRLFRAQYVVASKRLGPLDLSLGYGTDRIDGVFGGARWQVNDNWSVVAEYDATDYRYSQSDRRSKAGSYDKGYAAGLEYRWGWLGAQVSYSEHAKLGVNAFVDIPMDSKRFLPLIHEPQPYMATVERPTEAQWQGDPALRQRLVDALTRQQFRNIAVHYRAGTLKLSLSNSRISEMHRAVGRAARVALALGPVQTQRLEITYGVADVPVATYAFADADKLQGYFSGAVERAALEPTVSVAYADPATLAEVHDDSPMWGAFDEVGQMKLELIEDGDAIRLKGEDASSSRIRIAPVTRFFFNDPSGILKYDVGVSAGYRKQLGEQTYLSTSVVASVLENVSDVTQPSNSTLPHVRSDIADYLDDAPVRLNTLYLNKTWHLAPRWYARASGGLYEQMYGGVGGQVLYYPAEQPWALDLNVDWVRQRDTEGWFGFRDYDTLTGFANLHVRLPYALTATARVGRFLAKDEGVRFELKRRFANGIEIGGWYTVTNGDDITSPGSPSSPYRDKGVFVSIPLTIMLTKDTQASAAVSLAPWTRDVGQMVAWPGDLYDLLEKKAFVDMNSPDLMDNLLR from the coding sequence ATGTTCAAGCTGACCGCGATAACTGCTTGTTTTCTCGCTGCAATCCCTGCTTTTTCCCTGGCTGCCAACCCGAGCCTGGACGGCACCTCGGGCCTTGTCCATATGCCGGATGCGTGGGTGGGCGGGCATGACGACTGGCTGATCGGCTACAGCTACGGCGATCCCTACTCGGCGTTCTGGTCCTCGGTCACCCTGTTGCCGTGGCTGGAACTCTCGGCGACGTATACCCGGATTGCCGGTGTGCCGAGCGGTCTGGGCGGTGCCTATGGCGACAACAAGGACAAGTCCTTCGGGGCCAAGCTACGACTCATGGCGGAAGACGGCTGGTTGCCCGCACTGGCGATCGGCGCCAAGGATTTCCACGGCACCCGGTTGTTCCGCGCCCAGTACGTCGTGGCCAGCAAGCGCCTGGGTCCGCTCGATCTGAGCTTGGGCTATGGCACCGACCGGATCGATGGCGTATTCGGCGGCGCGCGCTGGCAGGTCAACGACAACTGGTCGGTCGTCGCGGAATACGATGCCACTGACTACCGGTACTCCCAGTCCGATCGCCGTTCCAAGGCCGGCAGCTATGACAAGGGCTACGCGGCCGGGCTCGAATACCGTTGGGGATGGCTGGGCGCGCAGGTGAGCTACAGCGAGCATGCCAAGCTTGGCGTGAACGCCTTTGTCGATATCCCGATGGACAGCAAGCGCTTCCTGCCGTTGATCCACGAGCCGCAGCCCTATATGGCGACGGTGGAGCGGCCGACCGAAGCGCAATGGCAGGGCGATCCGGCACTGCGCCAGCGCCTGGTCGATGCGCTGACGAGGCAGCAGTTCCGCAATATCGCGGTGCATTACCGCGCGGGCACGCTCAAGCTGTCCTTGTCGAACAGCCGGATCTCGGAAATGCACCGGGCGGTGGGGCGCGCGGCGCGGGTGGCGTTGGCGTTGGGGCCGGTGCAGACCCAGCGGCTGGAGATCACCTATGGCGTGGCCGACGTGCCGGTGGCCACCTATGCCTTTGCCGATGCGGACAAGCTGCAGGGGTATTTTTCCGGCGCTGTCGAACGCGCGGCACTTGAACCCACCGTCAGCGTCGCCTATGCCGACCCGGCCACATTGGCCGAAGTACACGATGACAGTCCGATGTGGGGCGCGTTCGACGAAGTGGGCCAGATGAAACTGGAGCTCATCGAAGACGGCGATGCGATCCGCCTCAAGGGGGAGGATGCCTCATCCAGCCGCATCCGCATCGCACCGGTGACGCGGTTCTTCTTCAACGATCCCAGCGGCATCCTGAAGTACGACGTCGGGGTGTCGGCGGGCTATCGCAAGCAGCTGGGCGAGCAGACCTATCTGAGCACGTCGGTGGTGGCTTCGGTGCTGGAGAACGTCAGCGATGTCACACAGCCTTCCAACAGCACGCTGCCGCATGTGCGCTCGGACATCGCCGACTACCTGGACGATGCGCCGGTGCGCCTGAACACGCTGTACCTGAACAAGACCTGGCATCTGGCGCCGCGTTGGTACGCGCGCGCCAGCGGCGGACTGTACGAGCAGATGTACGGTGGCGTCGGTGGGCAGGTGCTTTACTACCCGGCCGAGCAACCCTGGGCGCTGGACCTGAATGTGGACTGGGTGCGCCAGCGCGATACCGAAGGCTGGTTCGGTTTCAGGGACTACGACACGCTGACCGGTTTTGCCAACCTGCATGTGCGCCTGCCCTACGCGCTGACCGCCACCGCCCGGGTCGGCCGCTTCCTTGCCAAGGACGAAGGCGTGCGTTTCGAGTTGAAGCGGCGCTTTGCCAATGGCATCGAGATCGGCGGCTGGTACACCGTCACCAATGGTGACGACATCACCTCGCCTGGATCGCCATCGAGCCCCTATCGCGACAAGGGCGTCTTCGTCTCGATCCCGCTGACCATCATGCTGACCAAGGATACGCAGGCATCCGCCGCTGTGTCGCTGGCGCCATGGACACGCGATGTCGGCCAGATGGTGGCCTGGCCGGGCGACCTGTATGACCTGCTCGAGAAAAAAGCATTTGTAGACATGAATTCACCGGATTTGATGGATAATCTGCTGCGCTGA
- the dnaQ gene encoding DNA polymerase III subunit epsilon yields MTNRQIILDTETTGLRVEDGNRILEIAAVEMMDRKLSPPERHLHRYINPERDSEEGALNVHGLTTDFLADKPRFGDIADEFLRFVAGAELIIHNAPFDVAFLNHELGRLGLGRITDHVSGVIDTLAMAKEQFPGKRNSLDALCDRFEIDRSARTLHGALIDCELLAEVYLAMTRGQDSLLIDFLGDAGGTSDSAAWARRAARKPLRVVVPDAADVAAHEAYLDELDKAVKGSCLWRGYEPKTAETAPA; encoded by the coding sequence ATGACCAACCGGCAGATCATTCTCGATACCGAAACCACCGGCCTGCGGGTGGAGGACGGCAACCGCATCCTCGAAATCGCCGCGGTCGAAATGATGGACCGCAAACTCTCGCCGCCCGAGCGTCATCTGCACCGGTATATCAATCCGGAGCGCGACAGCGAGGAAGGCGCGCTCAATGTGCACGGGCTGACCACCGATTTCCTGGCGGACAAGCCCAGGTTCGGCGACATCGCGGACGAATTCCTGCGCTTTGTCGCAGGCGCCGAGCTCATCATCCACAACGCGCCGTTCGACGTGGCCTTTCTCAACCACGAACTGGGCCGGCTGGGCCTGGGCAGGATCACCGACCATGTGAGCGGTGTGATCGACACGCTGGCGATGGCCAAGGAGCAGTTTCCCGGCAAGCGCAACAGTCTGGATGCGCTGTGTGACCGCTTCGAGATCGATCGCAGCGCCCGTACGTTGCACGGGGCATTGATCGACTGCGAGCTGCTCGCCGAGGTGTATCTGGCGATGACGCGTGGCCAGGACAGTCTGCTAATCGATTTCCTGGGCGACGCAGGTGGCACGTCCGACAGCGCGGCCTGGGCCCGCCGCGCGGCACGCAAGCCATTGCGGGTCGTCGTGCCGGATGCGGCCGATGTCGCTGCGCACGAAGCCTACCTTGACGAGCTGGACAAGGCGGTCAAGGGCAGCTGCCTGTGGCGCGGCTACGAGCCCAAGACGGCCGAGACCGCCCCGGCATGA
- a CDS encoding IspD/TarI family cytidylyltransferase — MSDTCVALLPAAGSGSRMAAQQPKQYLPLAGRPLIWHTLQALHAVPELSRIAVVLAPDDREWDHYDWSGFHRLTVLRVGGETRAATVRNGLRALWPDYLPGEPDAAVPPRPSERIAVRLAVQCDATPGPLRPTAGAPWVLVHDAARPCLDPALVSAMIATLRHDAVGGILALPVADTLKAAAHGTRIAHTHPRDGLWQAQTPQMFRLDVLAGALEATLGPEITDEASALERLGLSPALVHGSPWNLKVTYPQDLQLAELILAARAR; from the coding sequence ATGAGCGACACCTGTGTCGCGCTGCTGCCGGCAGCCGGCAGCGGCAGCCGCATGGCCGCGCAGCAACCCAAGCAGTACCTGCCGCTGGCTGGCCGGCCGCTGATCTGGCACACGCTGCAGGCGCTGCACGCGGTCCCCGAGCTGAGCCGCATCGCGGTCGTGCTGGCCCCCGATGACCGGGAATGGGATCACTACGACTGGTCCGGCTTCCACCGACTGACGGTGCTGCGGGTCGGCGGCGAGACCCGCGCGGCCACGGTGCGCAACGGCCTACGCGCGCTGTGGCCCGACTATCTGCCCGGCGAGCCCGATGCGGCGGTGCCGCCGCGGCCATCCGAACGGATCGCCGTGCGTCTGGCGGTGCAGTGTGATGCCACGCCCGGACCGCTTCGGCCAACGGCCGGCGCACCCTGGGTCCTGGTGCACGATGCCGCCCGCCCCTGCCTCGATCCCGCGCTGGTCAGCGCCATGATCGCCACGCTGCGGCACGATGCAGTCGGCGGCATCCTCGCACTGCCGGTGGCCGATACGCTGAAGGCGGCAGCGCACGGCACGCGCATCGCCCATACCCATCCACGCGACGGGCTGTGGCAGGCGCAGACGCCACAGATGTTCCGGTTGGATGTGCTGGCCGGCGCACTGGAAGCCACGCTTGGCCCGGAGATCACCGATGAGGCCAGTGCGCTCGAAAGGCTGGGGTTGTCGCCGGCGCTGGTGCACGGCAGTCCCTGGAACCTCAAGGTGACCTATCCGCAGGATCTGCAACTGGCCGAATTGATCCTGGCCGCCCGCGCACGCTAG
- the ispF gene encoding 2-C-methyl-D-erythritol 2,4-cyclodiphosphate synthase — protein sequence MDMRIGQGWDVHRLVPGRPLILGGVTIPFDKGLLGHSDADALLHAVTDAILGAAGLGDIGRHFPDTDPTFKGADSRALLREAGRRVQAAGWRVGNVDATILIQRPKMAPHIPAMVAHLAADLAIAEHCVNIKAKTYETLGPVGASEAVEAQAIALLLPL from the coding sequence ATCGACATGAGAATCGGACAGGGTTGGGACGTACACCGCCTCGTGCCCGGGCGCCCGCTGATCCTCGGCGGCGTCACCATCCCCTTCGACAAGGGCCTGCTCGGACACTCGGATGCCGATGCACTGCTGCATGCGGTGACCGATGCCATTCTCGGCGCGGCGGGGCTTGGCGACATCGGCCGGCACTTTCCGGATACCGATCCCACGTTCAAAGGCGCGGACAGCCGCGCGCTGCTGCGCGAAGCGGGCCGGCGCGTGCAGGCCGCCGGCTGGCGTGTCGGCAATGTCGACGCCACCATCCTGATCCAGCGCCCGAAGATGGCGCCCCACATCCCGGCGATGGTGGCCCATCTGGCCGCGGATCTGGCAATCGCCGAACACTGCGTCAACATCAAGGCCAAGACCTACGAGACCCTGGGCCCGGTCGGTGCTTCGGAAGCGGTGGAAGCCCAGGCCATCGCCCTGCTGCTGCCGCTCTGA
- a CDS encoding LOG family protein has product MINPKNKPIGVVDDDEALRIVSDAVLKLWDTVDDLSRLRPAHTEHYHVTIFGSARIQENMPAYQAVKYLAAELAAMGCRIVTGGGPGLMQAANEGAAQAVPDNPDASVGIRIDLDFEQTVNDFVGRTYQHKTFFSRLHHFVQRSNAFIVTPGGIGTALELLMVWQLLQVRKLYDTPLILVGEMWHEMVSWARRNMVDSGAALASPIDMEIPVVVDTVEDAVHLIREHHARWLADGKALD; this is encoded by the coding sequence TTGATCAATCCAAAGAACAAACCGATCGGGGTGGTGGACGACGACGAGGCGCTGCGTATCGTCTCGGATGCGGTCCTCAAGCTGTGGGATACCGTGGACGATCTGTCGCGGCTGCGCCCGGCGCACACCGAGCACTACCACGTCACCATTTTCGGTTCGGCGCGCATCCAGGAGAACATGCCGGCCTATCAGGCAGTGAAATACCTGGCGGCCGAGCTGGCGGCCATGGGTTGCCGCATTGTCACCGGCGGGGGGCCGGGGTTGATGCAGGCGGCCAACGAAGGCGCTGCCCAGGCGGTGCCGGACAACCCGGATGCCTCGGTGGGCATTCGCATCGATCTGGATTTCGAACAGACCGTCAACGACTTCGTCGGCCGCACCTACCAGCACAAGACCTTCTTTTCGCGGCTGCACCACTTCGTGCAGCGCTCCAACGCTTTCATCGTGACGCCGGGCGGCATCGGCACCGCGCTGGAGCTGCTGATGGTCTGGCAGCTGCTGCAGGTGCGCAAGCTCTACGATACCCCGCTGATCCTGGTGGGGGAGATGTGGCACGAGATGGTGTCCTGGGCGCGGCGCAACATGGTCGACTCAGGCGCGGCACTTGCCAGCCCCATCGATATGGAGATCCCGGTGGTGGTGGATACGGTGGAGGATGCCGTCCACCTGATCCGTGAGCACCATGCGCGCTGGCTGGCGGACGGCAAGGCGTTGGATTAA